One region of Methanobacterium sp. genomic DNA includes:
- a CDS encoding DUF2149 domain-containing protein has protein sequence NREDEDPMAGSANLVDAMLVIAVGLLIFLVISGDMQSAVFSEESPQKKKVSNESMQNASEVQMGEDIADTSQEGFVEMGRVYKDPKTGKLIMAEG, from the coding sequence TCAATAGAGAAGATGAAGACCCCATGGCAGGCTCAGCCAACCTCGTAGACGCCATGCTCGTTATTGCGGTAGGACTTCTCATATTTCTTGTGATCTCAGGGGATATGCAAAGTGCTGTTTTTAGTGAGGAATCTCCCCAAAAGAAGAAAGTGTCAAATGAATCAATGCAAAATGCTTCTGAGGTCCAGATGGGAGAAGATATTGCTGACACATCTCAGGAAGGATTTGTTGAAATGGGAAGAGTGTACAAAGACCCTAAAACAGGTAAATTAATCATGGCAGAAGGATAA